AGGGTATGTGGGTAAGTTTGAAAAATGATGGTAATCACCTGATTTCAATGGAGATGGCATGTGGCTACGAAGTAAATAGTGATATTTTGATGATTGCATCAAAGATTGAAGAATATGCGCAGCTTCACCAAGCCATTATTGACGATCCGCCAAAACATCCCGATACAGATCTCGGTCACATGAATTGCGAACCTTCTGACAGGTTTCCTCAGACTCGATCCCAAATTGACAGATCTACTTGCAACTTAAATTCGCTTGGCTATGCTCATGTTGATCGCTTTTCTCTTGTTCGATGCACTAGAAGCCATATTAAAGATTGCTTCGATGTCAGTTCCACAGGAGAAATCCGGGCTACGTTACTCGAGATCACAGATATTTGGGGATTAGGCGATTGCTCATTTGAATATCATTCTGTTGCCGGAAGCCTGTCAATCGGTGATTATGCCAGCATTGTCGAGTGTCATCTCAAAAAGCTGAAGTTCAAGGAAATTGCTAATTTTGCAATCGAATCCCAAATGTGGGCCAGTGACAGTGAATACATCCTATCGTTATCCGAAGGGGGCGTTCGTAAAAACGTTGTAATATTGTCGCAAAACATGGGTGCTTCTCTCGCCGGACATTTGATATCCCTAATGAATTTTCAATTCACGCCACACACTAGACTTGATGTTAAAGCTTACCCAGAGCTTAAAGATGTTCTGCTGAAGTTTGGCCTGGAATGAAATGTGGAAACATCATGGGTAATCAATTGCTATTTGGTATCATTGCAAGCAAGCCAAACGCCGAAATCCATGCATTAGCCACAGAAGTTGTTGCCAAAAGAGGTGGGGTAGCTCATGCTGAAATCAAAACTATTGAAGATTGTCGGTTTGATAATTACAGTCGTTGCCATTGTTGCGTTGATTCTTCACATCAAGGATATTCCCAGCTCTCCGAGATTTATCAACCATCAAATCGTCATCGCCAAATTCAAGCCGTTTGATTTCAAAAGCGACAGTTGCAGCCAAGAGAAATTTGAGACATCGGGCTGCCCCGCAGATAAAGCCTTATCTGATTTGGGTTGTGATGATTTTTTAAAGCCTGAAGGCTATATCAGCCAAATCTTTGAATCATATCCGGTCGTAAAATGTCATGTTTTGCTGAAAGATGACTCGAGTACGAAAACTGAAGGATTGTACCGAGTCGGCGGCATGATGCCTCTTTATGCGCGATTTGCGGTGTTTAAGCCTGATGGTTGGCGAATATTGAAAACCGCAAAAGATATTCGGGATGAACTGCCGCCGATTTTGACCAAAAACCATGCTTTAGGGTATGCCGCAGCTGCAACTGGATTCTCTGCCAATTTTGGGCAAGCCTACAAAAGGGGGACCGAATATGCAGTGGATACAATCGAGGATTCTTATGTTAGAGAAATCCCACAGGGATTCCAAGTTGCCTTGTTTGATGAAGAAATTTTTGGATGTGGGCCGCATTGGACCTATTTAGTGAAATTAGAAATCAGTAACGGTGGGGAAATCCGTGAGATTTCACGTGCCAAGGTTTCCCATGAAACAAGTTTAGATAATGTGTGTGTCGATTAAAGCTGACGGACTTAAATATTTGGCCGCAGGACCAGAGCTACAAAAATGGTTTGGAACAACAGCAGACGGCCTTCAGTCGTTATCATCGAACGAATGAATCAATTCCTCCAGGAGAACCAAAGATGTCAAATGCTGCCCTCCAAAAGCCGTTCGCTCTTAATGTTTTGCTATTTCTGTTGGTCTTCGAATTCATTTCAGCGATTCCGTATGGGTTGATGTTGGCTTTCGATCCATCTGGAAAGGTCGCAGGGATGGATGTTGAAGTGTTGAAGGAAACCGTTTTTTCTAATTATTTTATACCGGGATTGATTTTGTTTTCTGTCATTGGAATAGGGTCATCGCTACTTGCTGCATCAATTCTGTTGCGCCCAAATTGGTCATGGTTTGCCTTTGTGAATCCGGTGAAATCTTTGCATTGGTCCTAGGCTTTTACGGTGTGCTACGGTTTGTCGATCATGATTTGGATCGTTGTACAAGTATCGATGATTGGATACCAGTCAGTACTTCAACCCTTACACTTTGGGATAGGAGCAACCATTGTTGCATTGGCCATGGCTCAAGCAAATCGGAAATATTTCAGCTGCTAGTTGTTTTGTAATCCCAGCAGGAGGACTCGGATGAACCCTGGAAATGACGAACGCTCCGCATCTGGTGCGCCGATCTACCGGCATGAAGAGCGCACAAAGCCCTTCAGCATCCCCAATCATGCGACCAGCAATTTGGAGCAAATCGAGGCGCATGTCGAGGCTCATATCGGGAAAGTGGAAACGGTGTATCATGAGATCATCTCGGATCTTGTCCACATCGATGTTTTGTTCGTGAAGGCCACCGACGAACGGCCCTACCACGTTCTGGTGACCAGTGGTGTCAGCGACGAGCCCATGAATGTGCCTCCCGGCTTGGAAGAGCATCGTCGCGTCGAGCTCCTGATCGCCCTGCCAAAGGATTGGCCTTTGACGTCGGAAGCGATGGAGGAGGAGAACAACTATTGGCCAATTCGATGGCTGAAAACCATCGGGAGGCTCCCTCATGAATATGACACCTGGATCGGATGGGGACACACCATCCCCAATGGTGATCCTGCGGAAAACATTGCCAACACGAACTTCGTTGGCTTCATGTTGGCCCCCCCTTACGTGCTGCCCGTTGATTTTTTCGAGCTAAAGACCTCTAGCGATGCGGTGATCAAGTTTTATGCCCTCATCCCTCTTTTCCAAGAAGAGATGGACTTCAAACTGAAAAACGGATCGGACGCGATCGAAGAATTATTGAACGAACACGACGGCGGTTTCGAGATCGATCCAACCCGACCCAACGTCGCAAAATCCCGATAGAAGCGGACTTCGCACTTTTGCACCATCCCACCACCGCGCAGCGAAGCGGGTGGGGTCGGCGCCTCACCCTCTCCCTCTCCCCATCGGGGGAGAGGGGTTCGGAGTTCGGGGCATCGATCACTCAGCCGGCGAGCGAAGCAATGCCGGAAACTGGCAATCAAATACCGCTTACCGAACCAGATCACCCCACCACCCCGCCACCGCGCAGCGAAGCGTCCGCGAGCAAAACCGCCCAAACAACCTGTAAACCCCGACAGCTTTCGGGGCCAACAATAGCCCGCATCAGTCAAAAACCGGCAACTCAACCAAACCATGGGGGACCGGGGGGCTCGAAAAATGGAACGGCCAGTGCCATGAAGATACCGATCGCGTCCCTGATGCCATCGCCCGTCGCCTAGACCTCCAATTCCCAGCCACCCCAGCGAACCGGTGTGGCCGTTCCAGCTAGAGCCCCCGGCGCGCTGCGTTGCATTGCCCTCCCATATGCATCGATGCGATGCATATGGGAGCCCTGGCAGGGGACGCGCGCTCGGCCCCTGGGTCGGGGCCTGGGTGCCGACGCACCCAGGAACGGCCTCCAGGCCCGCGCCTGGAAAAGCCGGACACGCAGTGTCAAAAACCCACCGGCGGCAGCCGGAAAACGGCACCCGGGCCGCCCCGGGAACAGCCCTGGCGTAGCCGGTGAAAAGCCCCGGCGCAGCCGAAAAAAAAGGCCTCACGCAGTGACGTGAGGCCCGACGCAGTCGATTCGTCTACCCGGATCAGAACTGCTTGAAAAAGTCCCAGGTTTCTTTTTCGACCCAGCTAAAGTTCGTCCCAGGATCCGAATGCCAGGCCTGGTGTCCGCCCACAAAGGAGCTGAATTTCACCGGAGTTCCTGGTTTGCATCCGGCGTAATCTGTGGTGACATGCGTGCTGCCGGTTGCAAGCTTGGGTTCACCAGTGCACCCATTGTCTTGGACATGCTGCAGCAGGGTATATTTGCCGCCTCTTTTCTGGGCGTCATTATTGACCCAGGGGCAAGTGCCATCGGTGGTGCCGGTTACCTGGTAGTAGGCGATCGGGATTTTCCTGTTGGCTGGCTGAGTCATGTTGTAGTTGGCCGGAGCATAGGTG
This DNA window, taken from Fibrobacterota bacterium, encodes the following:
- a CDS encoding suppressor of fused domain protein, which produces MNPGNDERSASGAPIYRHEERTKPFSIPNHATSNLEQIEAHVEAHIGKVETVYHEIISDLVHIDVLFVKATDERPYHVLVTSGVSDEPMNVPPGLEEHRRVELLIALPKDWPLTSEAMEEENNYWPIRWLKTIGRLPHEYDTWIGWGHTIPNGDPAENIANTNFVGFMLAPPYVLPVDFFELKTSSDAVIKFYALIPLFQEEMDFKLKNGSDAIEELLNEHDGGFEIDPTRPNVAKSR